The genome window AGTATTACCGAGCTGATGATAGATTTTCCCTCTTTGAAGATAGAGTATTGCTGCATTTGGTGTCTCGAGTATGAGAGCCGATATATCTCTGACTAATGCCTCTTGACCCATCAGCTCTTTCAGATAAACAAAACTTTGTTTCAGTACTGAGGAGACCGTATCAAGCGCGCTTGAAGTTTCCTTCAGCATATCCAATGAATCGGGATTCATGATATTGCTTCCGGAGGACTGTGAGGCAAGCTGCGACTGAAGCAGCTGTGAACTCTGAATGGCATATTTAACCGCGCGGATGAAATTAAACACTGCCCGTGAGGTATCCTGCTTTTGGATATATGCACGCCCGGAAAGAAAGGGAATTTCAGGATATGATTTCATTTCCTCTCTGACCGGATCCAGCAGTGCAATGGCATCATCAGCCCTGCTCTGTCCTATATATAAATCCGCCAGAAGAATGCGGAACTGCACCTTGTTATCGCTCCGCTCAATGGCAAGGGTGAGCAGGTCAGAGGCCTCCTTGATTTCATTCCTGCTGAGCCGGAGGCGGTAGAGTTCAAGGAATCCGTCACTGTTTTTCCCCCCTGAAGATATATAGCGGTTCAGCAGTTCAAACGCAATTTCCGGGTTTCCTTCCGCGAGCCAGGTTTTTGCGGTTAATACTGGTGCATCCCGGTACAGATCCTTTGCTTCAAGCCCGGCATACACCGTGCGGGCTGAGTCATAGAGCTTTTTGCGTTCGTACTGCTTCGCGAGACGCAGCATAAAGTCGGTATCGTCAGGATTATTCGCAAGGAACTCCCTATAGCGGCGGATGATGGTATCACCCGCTCCGGCAAGCTGCAGATAACTGATTTCGGCGGTATATACCTCCTTTGCTGCGGGATATTTGGAGCGGAGCTGAGCATACACTTTTAGGGCTTCATCTGCTCTCCTGCTGTACCGGTACAGAAGCGCAAGGTTAAGCTGTGTCTGCAGGTTATCAGGATCCTCTTTCGCCATTACCTGAATGACCTTGAGTGCATCCTCATACCGTTCAGCATAAATGAGAGTTTCAAGGTATATCTGCCGGAACTCTTTGTCTTTAGCGTGAAATTTATAGCCGGTCTCGGCAGTTTCGGCTGCTTTGTCAGGCTTGCCGAGAACCAGATACGCTGAGATGAGATTGCGCCGGATATCCTTATTGCGTGAATTGTATTTGAGCGAGGATATATATGCCGTTACCGCATCACTGAAACGGGACTCCTGATAGTGCTTGTTTCCAATAAGTCCAAAAACATCCGAGAGAAGTAAAGCCGGTTCGGAGGAATCAGGATATGACGAGGTAAGTTTCTGGAGAACGGATGCAGATTTGCTCAGATTCTCCGTCTGGGCGTAAAGCTGCCCCAGGGTAAGCTGATAACCGTAATTAGGACCAAATCTCTGCATCGTTTTTTCGATCAGAGAAATGGCCTTAGTAAAGCTGCTGGTCTTAAGGGCGCAGTCAACCGCACCTTCATACACTTCCTGTCCTGCATTTCCTTTCTGTATGAGCTGTTCAAAAATTGCTCCTGCCTCAGCGAATTTACCCTGCTGATAAAGCTGTACACCCCGCTGAAACTCACTCTGCTGGGCAAGCAACAGAGGTGAAGTAAAAATGAAAAGAAACAGCCAAAAAAGGAGATTTTTCAACCAAAATCCTGGATTTTTAAGGAAAAATGAAGCTATTTCGCAAGATACGGAAAGAGAAAAACCCTGCCGAAGGGAAAATTTGGCCCGGTCCGGTTTTTGATTTTTAGCCCCCAAAATGGTATATTTAAAATCTGTTTTGTAAAAATTGCTGGGATAGCTCAGTTGGTACCCCGACGTGTCGGGGCCGACAGGTCGGGATAATCAGCAGGCGGGAAAAAAGTTTTTATAAGCTGGGATAGCTCAGTTGGTAGAGCAGCTGACTTGTAATCAGCAGGTCGAGAGTTCAAGTCTCTTTCCCAGCTCCATAAAGGCCCGTCAGAAATGGCGGGCTTTTTCGTTTTAAATCTGACAGTTGACTTGTAATCAGTCCCGACGGGTCGTGATAATCAGCAGGCGGGAAAAAGTTTTTATAAGCTGGGATAGCTCAGTTGGTGAGCAGTCCCGACGAGTCGGGATAATCAGCAGGTCGAGAGTTCAAGTCTCTTTCCCAGCTCCAATAAACCCCTAATTTTCAATAAGTTAGGGGTTTTTTTATTTTCTGCATTGAACCTAAAAATGCGAGGGGACAAAAAGGGGACAAAAATCCCTTAAAACTACTCCCAAAAAGTGAAAAGGAACCGCGAAAACACGCACATTTTAAGCCCTTTAATCAGATTTGTAATCAGTCCCGACGAGTCGGGAAGAGTTTCCCGCAGGCGGGATCTCGCAAGCTCAACAATCTCTTTCCCAACTCAATAATGCCCGTCAAAAAAGGCGGGCTTTTTCGTTTTAAAGCAAGAGGTTCTTTAGCTATTTTACTGCAAATCAAATAAGGGATTTTCATGAAAATCAATTTTATCCGTTCGATTCTTTATACTATAGCCAGAATTCTGGGTGATGTTAATGCCGCCCAAAAAGGAAAACTGCCCCAGCGCATCCTCCGCAGAGCAGCAGGTAAAGCCGCAGGCAGGATTCTTAATAAACTGCCAAAGTAAAGGACGGGATTTTAGAAGAATCCCGGAACCTCACCCTAAATCCCTCTCCTTAAAAAGTAGAGGGACTTTAAGAGAATTGAAACCAATGTAGGGACAGGTCGCGACCTGTCCTGATGTGTGCTGTGTTTGGTAATCCATGTACACGATAGGACAACTCTCGAGTTGTCCCTACGGTTGATCGCTCCTGAAAAACGCGCTCAAAAAGAATTGAAACCAACGTAGGGACAGGTCGCGACCTGTCCTAATATGTGCTGTGTTGGGGAATCCATGTACGCGATATGACAACTCGCGAGTTGTTTCTACGATTGTTTACTGATGTTATTTAAAGCAACAAAGCCCTGAATTTCTTCAGGGCTTTGCTGTTTATAAGAAAAAGAGAAATGAATTACTTGAGAAGATTCATCTTCTTTGTGAGAGTAACATTTCCTGCAGTCATTCTGTAGATATATACGCCGCTTGAAAGCTTTGAAGCATCAAATACCGCGTTATAACTTCCTGCATCGCGGACTTCGTTCACCAGAAGCTCAACCAGTTCACCGGTAACTGCATAGATAGCAAGGCGCACGTGCGACTGTACCGGCAGTGTGAAGTTAATGGTTGTTGAAGGGTTGAAAGGATTCGGGTAGTTCTGGCTCAGGGTGAACTCAGCCGGAACGGTTACATCAGCTTCAACTTCGCCTGAATAACTGAACGTTCCGTCGTAATCAATCTGTTTCAGACGATAGGTATATACGCCTGCGTTCAGATTGCGGTCAGTATAGCTGTATGATTCAGGAGAGGTGGTTGTTCCTTTACCCTGGATGAATGCAACTGCACTCCAGCTGCCGTCAGCCGATTTTCTTTCAACGGAGAATCCGCTGTTATTGGTTTCGGTAGCGGTGGTCCATCCAAGCTGAACACTGTTGCCGCTCACATTTCCCGTGAAGGAAGTGAGTTCAACAGGAACAAGGTAGTCCCAGGTGGTGGAAACCCTGATACCGTCAATGGTGCCGGTAGGAGTGTTTGTACCCTGTCTGATTGCAATTGAGCCGATGCTGTTAAGGCCGTCAGCAACGCCTGCGCCAACTGGTCCGACGGTAAGCAGCGGAGTTCCCGGTTCAGTGCCGGGGGTAGCGGTATCATAGACGTACATGGTAACCAGGTCATCATTGGCTGCATCAAGATTAAGGTTATACTTCACGATAATCAGATACGTCTGGTTGAAGTTCAGTACGGTCGGGTCTTCAACAATCGGTGAACCGGTTTTGCTGAGGCCCATAACGAACCCTGCTCCGCTGCTCTTTGCATATACTCTTGCGCGGAATGTAGTTCCGAGAGTCTTAGGTCCGATATGGAAGAAGTAGTCTGCAGTGGCTCTTGCTGAAGTAAGATTTACCAGGAAGCTGGTATATACATTACCTGCTGTAGCAACGGAATCAAACGCGCGGTTTATATCACCATCGTTAACTGCTGATCCGCCATTGGTGAACGCAACAGAACCGCCGACACCTGAAGAAGGATAGCCAGGGAATGAAAGACTGGAAGCACTGTAAGCAGGTCCCATTGATCCGCTGTGGCGGACCCAGTTGGTTGTTATGGTAACAAGACTGGTATCGTTATTCGGACCATACTCAAAGTTTTCGGTAAAAGGAACGCCAAAGCTCTGAGTGAAGAGAGGAATTGAAGCTTCATCAGCGCCTTTGTAGGTCATAACTTCATTGCGGTCATCACCGTCAATATCAACAGTTATGTCTCCTACAGGAGGTGCACCAAGATCAGCATCACCGTTTGATGAGCCGGTTAAATGTAAATCTGTTCCTGAAACAAAGTTAACTGCTTTTGAAACTGAATTCACATCCTTGCCGGTTGCCTGCCACAGAGGCAGTGTTGCATAGGTGGTTCCCTGGAAGTTAACCAGATTCTGATTTGCCTGAAGAACATTATAATCAGAGGTCAGGACTGAGGTTGCCGGAACAAGTCCAAGTGCGGAAGACACAGTGCTGCCTGAGTGATTATTAATAACGATATTGTTTTTCAGGTCAATATTTACCGGACCGGTACCGTTGGTGTGGTTGCCGATAGCATGGCTCTGAAGGGTTGATGCATTATTATTAACGATCACGGTGTTGTGATATATCTTCATGTTGCCCATGTTGCCTGCTGAACGGAGACCGATTCCATAGGTGAATCTGGTTTCGTTTGCGGCACCGACATTAATGAAGTTGTTAACGATGCGTATAACATCCGTGCTGTCAAACGAATTGCCCGCGAATGCAAGTCCGATAAGATATGAGCTTGCGTTAACGGTCTTTTCGAGACAGTTAATGGTATTGCCTTCGATGTTAAGAGAACCGGTGTTTCCGGTAATATATATGCCGTGGTTATAGGCATCAGTTGCAGCAGCGGTGGTCGGAAGAATGTTTATTTCATTGCCGATGATTTCGCTGTTAAGCAGATAAATGGTTGCAACACCTCTTGTGCCAGCATACATTACATTGTTCACAAAGCTGAACTGGTTGCCGCCTGAAGCAGCAGCGCCCCATGGGGCAAGTGCATCACGGCGCACCGGACGTTCAGGCGTTCCGATCTGGCAGTTTTCAACTCTGAAATTGGTAACACCGCCCAGATCATTAATAACCGCGCCATAGCGGAAATTTGTCTGACCGGTTATAATGTTTTTAATCTCCAGATTCTTCAACGTAACATTATCTGCATCTGCATGATTAAGGGTGAAGGGGAGGTCAACAACAGGAGCAATCTGCTCGGTGGTTACAATCAGGTTTCTGCTGTCTGTGCCATTATTACTGCCGTCAAAGGTTACATTTCCTCTGCGGAAGCCGATCATATAAGGACCATTTCCGACAGAAGCAGCAGAACTCACCATAAGTACAGTGTTTCTTCCGGCTGCCGGTTTTACGGTAACCTTGCTGCTGTTATAAAACGGATTGTCAAAAATCATGCTTGCGGCACGCACGGTATCAGCATCAAGGATGAAATTTACATCAGCCGCGGCTCCGTTTGAATTGAGTGCTGCTACTGCATCATTCAGTGTGGCAAAACCCTGAGGATTTACACCCTGAGGGATATAATAATCACCTGCAAGCTGCTGAGCGTATATCATACCGGCCCAGAGGTCAATCTGCAGCGTCCAGCTTGATGGTGTGCCGTACTGAACAAAAGTTCCGTCGCTCCACTTTTCCCAAACGCGGGAAGGGTTTGCGCCGTTTGGAGACTGATTGGAAAGGAGGCCGAATTTATCATCTACGGTTGTGCCCCATTCAAATCCGATAAAGAAAGAGGAATCCGTATCCATATTGCCTTTTGCAAAGCTGATGACGGTCGGGGCTCCGGATGTGTCCAGGTCGGTGGTCAGTTTTGGGAAAGAAGCAACCAGATCACCGGGAGCTCCTGTTGCACTGACTCTTCTGATGACGAAATGAATGGTATCAGGTGTGCCGATTACTTCTTTTGCTCCGAAGTAGAAAAACATCCCATGCCCCATGACGTTGCTATAAGGGAAATCAAGGCGCTGGTATTTGCCAAGGTCGCCATAGCCGTTGGTGCCGTTTACATAGCCGCCCGGATTTCCGCCGATGGTGGCTGTGTAAAGCACTGATGGGGGTACAATATAGTGCAGAGTGTCAAATGCCTCTGTCTGCTGTACCGGTGTATATTTGTGTGTTCCGATGGCTGAAGCCTGCCAGCTGCGCTGCTGCGCATTGGTAAAATTCAGACACAGGAACAGACTGAGAAAAATGAAAAATAATTTTTTCATGTCAGCTCCGTTTAGTTATAGATATATATATGAGGAAATCTCTTGAGAGGGGATGTATTTTGAATAGTTCGCTTACGCCGTTTTTCTTCGGCATGAGTGACTCCGTAAATTGTGAATGATTATCCGCCTAAAAAAAGCGAATCAATACCTTAAATTCCAAAAGTTTTGCCAAATAATCAAACAAAACCGGAATAAAAAGGGCACTGCAATTTACCCGGCAGGCGATAAATGTGCTGAAACCAGACATTATTTCATTAAATTGAGCCAAAATGACAGGTACGACGCTTTTTTTTTGACGGATAGTTGTTGTGAGAAAGGACGCGGCAGTATTCTGCCGGAAAGAAGGAGGAGCATAGTCCGTAGTTCTGAGCATAGCAGATAACAGCCCGGGCAGCGTTATCGGGGGCAGCGCGGGTTAACAGTACTGTGTGATCTGCCTTCTCATTATATATACAATCTACTCCCTATAGGGAATGATTTCCACCTGTTCGCGTGTGATAAGCCCGTGGGAGCCGGCCTGCTTCATCATCTCTTTTACATTAGGGATGAAACGGTCAATTTTATCTTCCGTGTCTGCTATTTCAATCAGAATGGGAAGGTCTTCGCTGAGGCGCAGGATCTTTGCCGTGTGGATGATGCTTGCGTGACCATATCCCATGAATCCCTTGAAAACGGTGGCGCCGGCAAGTCTGGTTTCCCGCGCTTTGAGCAGCAGTGTCTCATACAGGGGTTTGCCGTGCATCATGTCGCTTTCACCGATATATATACGCAGGAGTGAATGTTTCATGGTTTATTTATACCGTTAACTTGGATATATATAAAGCCGCGATGATGGCTAAGAGACTAAGCACCACATTTCCGGTGATATTCAGCAGCGCGTAGAGGTATTCTGAACTTCGCAGCAGATTGATGGTCTCAAGGGAGAATGTTGAAAATGTGGTGAACCCTCCGCAGAATCCGGTGGTCAGGAGATTTTTAATGTGGGGCGGTGAGGCAGTCTTTTCAAATCCGATGAAGATAATCAGCCCGAGCAAAAAGCTTCCGATGACATTTACCAGAAGCGTGCCCCACGGAAACACCTCCGGCAGAAAGCGGAAGGAAACCCCTGACACATAGTACCTCAGCCCTCCGCCTATCCCCGCCCCGATGACCACAAAGAGGAGGTTCATCATTATATATTGCGGATAAACTCCAGCCTGATGGCGCGGTCAGCAGCACCCGGATACCACTTCTTGTTGCTGAGCAGATCGCGAAGGTCAAAGCCGAGCGTAAAGCCCTCGCTTACAGACCAGCGCACGCCCAGATTCATATATCCGGAACCGGAACCGAAATTCACAGACTGGTTATCATTAAAGGCAAAATCATATTCAGCCACGAGAGAAACCTTTGGACCAATCGTCTTTTCAGCACCGACCTGAAGATTTACAAAGTTATCACCGTCATAACGCTCAAGCGAATAGTTCAGGGTTGCGTGAAAAGAGAGAAAGCCGAGAAATGCAAAATTCTTCATTGAGGCAAGAAAGAGCCCTGGTGACTTGATAGCGTAGCGGTCATCATCATTAAAATACTCACCTTTGCCCTGTGTATCAAAGCCGAGCGTAAATGCCGGGAAGGTGACGCTCTCCCCAATGATCCGGTAGCGGATGGATGCAGCGGGGAGCTTATACCACTTGGGGCTTCCTGTTCCGATGAGGTTGCTGCCGCCATAGGAGATGCCGAAAGAGAGATCTTCGAACACGCCGACCTCAAGCCTTGCGATAAGCACTCCAAGCGGCTGAACATCGGAAGAAACCGAGAAGAATCCTTTCTTCAGGACTCCGGCTGTTGGCATATCTATCAGACTGCGGTACTCATAGCTGGCTGCGTCACCGGCAGTCCCCTGCGCAAATGACGGAGCAGTAAAGAGGCATAACAGAAAAAAAATCACAGACTTTTTCATATCCGGTACAGTTTTTATGGAAAAATGACTTCGGCAACTCTGTCTCAGAATTTACTTCAGGTTACCTGCGCTAAATTACCAATTTTAAGGGAGAAAGAAAAATTTACAATTATGAAGTATGAATTATGAAGTATGAACCGGGGAACTAAAGAATGTATTTATTAATGAAGAATGAACAATGAAAAATGAAAAATGCGTGAGGGGACTAAACTTTTAGGGGTGATCAATTCCGGGATGGGTTTTTTCGGTATACTTTAGATTGACAAAGGTACCAACTTCGCTTTTTCCGAATTTTTGGCAGAATTCAGGTTCCGAACCAGAATCCAGGATGATTTTGCTAAGTTGTTGTAAAATAAGGAGTTATGAAGGGAAATTAGTTGAGAATATCGATAAGCATAAAGTGCAGAAAAGCCCTAAATCTCTTTGGAAAGACAGGTTAATTATAACCCCCACGGCATAAATAAACTCTGTATTTTGTATATTTCTATATGGAAGATCAATAGTTAGACGTTACCAAACTCATTGAATTCTGGACAGATTCAGCGGGGAGTTATTTTCTCACGATGATAAATCTGTTTAATTCAAAAGATTATCACTGGTCTCTTTTTATGGGGCATCTGGTTATAGAAAAATTGCTTAAGGCGCTTTATGTAAAGGTCAAACGGGCACATGCTCCTTTGACACACGATCTTAAGCGAATTGCACAGATTATCCCCTTAGAATTGACCGATGAGTATTCTGACTGGTTGGATATTATTTCATCGTTTAATATAAACGCCAGGTATGATTCGATTAAAAGAGACTTTTACAAGAGATGCACACCTGAGTATTCGGCTGAGTGGATCGAAAGAATAAAACTGCTGAAAGAATGGATAAAGAAAGAGCTTTAGCTGTTGTTAAAGATTACTTACATGTAGTCATGACGAAGTACCCTGTAAAAAGGGCTTTGTTGTTTGGTTCGTACGCAGCCGGTAACCCGCATCCGGATAGTGATATAGATTTAGCAATCATACTTGATGATGCAGAAAATCTTTTTGATACTCAGGGGCAAATGATGATCCTCCGGAAAAATGAGGCGGTATATATTGAACCGCATCCGTTCCGTGAATCTGATTTTGTAATGGATGATCCGTTTGCGGCAGAAATAATTTGTACCGGAGTTGAACTCGAAGTGCCTGAGCGGTAGTTGAAAATGATGAAAGAAATCCTATCTGTACTTACCATTTTACAGAAACAATTTCCGAACCACGTGAACTGGTTGTTTTGCTAACTTATTATTAATCAATAACTTAAACGGCGGGTATGGTTAGGAAAGTTCGGAAATGTGGATTTTCGTAAAAAACGCCTCCGCATTTCCATTGAAAATCAATTCACTTAAAGACCAATCCAGAAAAAACATTTCCCCCTCTCCCAATAAAGAATCATTCAGCCGGATTATCGGGAGGGATATTCATTTCTGGATAAAATCACTTCAATAAAATCATCGTCTTTGTTTCAGAAAAAGCTCCTGCTCTCAGGCGGTAAACATACACTCCAGCGCTTAGGGAGGCGTTATTTGCGGTAAAATCAACCTCATACGTACCCGATGGTTTCTCTTCATTTACGAGTACTGCAATTTCATTTCCAAGGATATCATATACGGTCAGGGTAACCAACTGTGGCTTATTACCGTTTTGCTGCGGTATGGAGAATTTTATCCTGGTTGTTGGATTAAAGGGGTTAGGAAAGTTCTGTTCGAGTATATACTCTTGTATGTTTCCGGTGAATTCTGAAGTGACCACATCGCTGTATTTATACGATCCGTCAAGATCAGTCTGCTTTAGTCGGTAGTGATAGGTGCCGGGTTTATCAGGGGAATCGGTATATATATACTCCTGCGGCTCCTGAGTTGAGCCCGCTCCTTTTACAAAACCGATGCTGTAAAACGGGTTGTTGTCAGTGCTCCGTTCAATTTCAAACCCATGGTTATTGGTCTCTGTTGCGGTGCTCCATTTGAGCTGCAACGTGCTGCCGGTTTGTGATGCGGTGAATGATGTGATTTCAACCGGAAGCTGCAGGTTGTGGTTATAAAGCACCAGTCCGTTGCTTACACCCATACCGCCCACAAGCCCATCCTGATAGGTATAGAGATCAGCATCATCAAGAAAAATCACACTGCTATCAGAGAAGTATTTATCAGTCATCCAGCCGTAAACATCGGGTGTATTTTTTATAATCAGTGGTTTAAAGCCGGTGGCGGTTAGTGTGTCAGCAAGGATTATAGACATTGCAGACCAGGGGTAGAAATAATATTTTATCCGGTTAATAACTTTGCCTGCGCCGTTAAAGTTTACGGGTACCCACCTAATGGAATCAGGACTATTATAGTTATTACGATATATAACCGCGTTCGGAATATTCGGGTTCCTGTCCTGTCCGCCTGCTATTACATATCCAAACTCGGTAGAAGCCACGGTTGAAAAGGTCGAGATCTCTGCAAAGTAATACGTTTTCCAGATACCATTTTCATCTCTGTTGAGCACCACCCCGGTTGATGAGGATGAATCAGAAATATGCCCGGCCGCAAAGACGATTCCCCATCCGGTCATGGTAACATCATTTAGAATTAATCCGGGAATAAAAGGACTGCTTATCTGCCAGGTTCTGCCGGTATCTGCTGAGGAAATGATACGGTCTCCGCCGTTCATAGAGGCACATACATAGATTATGTTGTTGCTAATGTCAGTTCCTGTCACCATTTTTTTGAGGTAGATAACGGAGTCCGGCAACTCCCCGAAAAAATTCCAAGTTGCGCCGAAATCGGTACTTTTAAAAATCGCACCTTCGTATTGTTCATTTTCCCGAGGAAATTTGCCGATTTTAAGCTCCTGCATTGCGTGATAATCACCTCTGCTCTGAGCTTCTTTTAACTCGTGGAAAACATCAATTGCGGGGTTCTTAGAAGTAGTAAGGTTACGTGCCCCGGAAGCAATTAACCCGCCCCAGGGATAAATTCTTCCGATATCAACAATAACACGGGAAGAGTCAGGAAGTACGGAAACATTCCAGAGCGCACCGCCATTTGCAGTATAATATCCCCTTGCTGAAATATCGCTGAATGGGCCAAACCC of Ignavibacteriales bacterium contains these proteins:
- a CDS encoding tetratricopeptide repeat protein, whose product is MKNLLFWLFLFIFTSPLLLAQQSEFQRGVQLYQQGKFAEAGAIFEQLIQKGNAGQEVYEGAVDCALKTSSFTKAISLIEKTMQRFGPNYGYQLTLGQLYAQTENLSKSASVLQKLTSSYPDSSEPALLLSDVFGLIGNKHYQESRFSDAVTAYISSLKYNSRNKDIRRNLISAYLVLGKPDKAAETAETGYKFHAKDKEFRQIYLETLIYAERYEDALKVIQVMAKEDPDNLQTQLNLALLYRYSRRADEALKVYAQLRSKYPAAKEVYTAEISYLQLAGAGDTIIRRYREFLANNPDDTDFMLRLAKQYERKKLYDSARTVYAGLEAKDLYRDAPVLTAKTWLAEGNPEIAFELLNRYISSGGKNSDGFLELYRLRLSRNEIKEASDLLTLAIERSDNKVQFRILLADLYIGQSRADDAIALLDPVREEMKSYPEIPFLSGRAYIQKQDTSRAVFNFIRAVKYAIQSSQLLQSQLASQSSGSNIMNPDSLDMLKETSSALDTVSSVLKQSFVYLKELMGQEALVRDISALILETPNAAILYLQRGKIYHQLGNTTQAEQDFTTALSLSPNSEEMQYEAGLFYEASGSSAKAYTAYLNAWSINRKNPLLFRKVIDLAYKADKMNAVCDYWMNVYQTDKENSMLREFLIEALHAAGRHSDASRIMQQ
- a CDS encoding T9SS type A sorting domain-containing protein encodes the protein MKKLFFIFLSLFLCLNFTNAQQRSWQASAIGTHKYTPVQQTEAFDTLHYIVPPSVLYTATIGGNPGGYVNGTNGYGDLGKYQRLDFPYSNVMGHGMFFYFGAKEVIGTPDTIHFVIRRVSATGAPGDLVASFPKLTTDLDTSGAPTVISFAKGNMDTDSSFFIGFEWGTTVDDKFGLLSNQSPNGANPSRVWEKWSDGTFVQYGTPSSWTLQIDLWAGMIYAQQLAGDYYIPQGVNPQGFATLNDAVAALNSNGAAADVNFILDADTVRAASMIFDNPFYNSSKVTVKPAAGRNTVLMVSSAASVGNGPYMIGFRRGNVTFDGSNNGTDSRNLIVTTEQIAPVVDLPFTLNHADADNVTLKNLEIKNIITGQTNFRYGAVINDLGGVTNFRVENCQIGTPERPVRRDALAPWGAAASGGNQFSFVNNVMYAGTRGVATIYLLNSEIIGNEINILPTTAAATDAYNHGIYITGNTGSLNIEGNTINCLEKTVNASSYLIGLAFAGNSFDSTDVIRIVNNFINVGAANETRFTYGIGLRSAGNMGNMKIYHNTVIVNNNASTLQSHAIGNHTNGTGPVNIDLKNNIVINNHSGSTVSSALGLVPATSVLTSDYNVLQANQNLVNFQGTTYATLPLWQATGKDVNSVSKAVNFVSGTDLHLTGSSNGDADLGAPPVGDITVDIDGDDRNEVMTYKGADEASIPLFTQSFGVPFTENFEYGPNNDTSLVTITTNWVRHSGSMGPAYSASSLSFPGYPSSGVGGSVAFTNGGSAVNDGDINRAFDSVATAGNVYTSFLVNLTSARATADYFFHIGPKTLGTTFRARVYAKSSGAGFVMGLSKTGSPIVEDPTVLNFNQTYLIIVKYNLNLDAANDDLVTMYVYDTATPGTEPGTPLLTVGPVGAGVADGLNSIGSIAIRQGTNTPTGTIDGIRVSTTWDYLVPVELTSFTGNVSGNSVQLGWTTATETNNSGFSVERKSADGSWSAVAFIQGKGTTTSPESYSYTDRNLNAGVYTYRLKQIDYDGTFSYSGEVEADVTVPAEFTLSQNYPNPFNPSTTINFTLPVQSHVRLAIYAVTGELVELLVNEVRDAGSYNAVFDASKLSSGVYIYRMTAGNVTLTKKMNLLK
- a CDS encoding DUF190 domain-containing protein, whose amino-acid sequence is MKHSLLRIYIGESDMMHGKPLYETLLLKARETRLAGATVFKGFMGYGHASIIHTAKILRLSEDLPILIEIADTEDKIDRFIPNVKEMMKQAGSHGLITREQVEIIPYRE
- the crcB gene encoding fluoride efflux transporter CrcB, whose amino-acid sequence is MMNLLFVVIGAGIGGGLRYYVSGVSFRFLPEVFPWGTLLVNVIGSFLLGLIIFIGFEKTASPPHIKNLLTTGFCGGFTTFSTFSLETINLLRSSEYLYALLNITGNVVLSLLAIIAALYISKLTV
- a CDS encoding HEPN domain-containing protein, with product MINLFNSKDYHWSLFMGHLVIEKLLKALYVKVKRAHAPLTHDLKRIAQIIPLELTDEYSDWLDIISSFNINARYDSIKRDFYKRCTPEYSAEWIERIKLLKEWIKKEL
- a CDS encoding nucleotidyltransferase domain-containing protein, with translation MDKERALAVVKDYLHVVMTKYPVKRALLFGSYAAGNPHPDSDIDLAIILDDAENLFDTQGQMMILRKNEAVYIEPHPFRESDFVMDDPFAAEIICTGVELEVPER
- a CDS encoding T9SS type A sorting domain-containing protein — protein: MGVSNGLVLYNHNLQLPVEITSFTASQTGSTLQLKWSTATETNNHGFEIERSTDNNPFYSIGFVKGAGSTQEPQEYIYTDSPDKPGTYHYRLKQTDLDGSYKYSDVVTSEFTGNIQEYILEQNFPNPFNPTTRIKFSIPQQNGNKPQLVTLTVYDILGNEIAVLVNEEKPSGTYEVDFTANNASLSAGVYVYRLRAGAFSETKTMILLK